DNA from Tachysurus vachellii isolate PV-2020 chromosome 22, HZAU_Pvac_v1, whole genome shotgun sequence:
attattattattattattattaaacggGGCGTTTTCCAGACTTGCGAACAACGGTTATGGTCAAATGAAATggagataaagataaataaagaagtCGGCCTTGAAGATTCTTAACGTGTGACGTGAAGCGAGAACAACGTTAGAAACAGTAATAATACTCCTGGTTTTGTTAATGTACTTCACTTGCTGTCTAACTCACACCACAGGACCTCCACGCTTCAGACGATCGATCAGGTTTCTGTGGCACTCGACAGCGTGCAGCGTTCACTGCTGACTTTATGATTTGGTTGCAAAACGGTTCCCAGCAAGCTGAACTCACTGTCACTTTCTTTGTTCAAGGTTACAAAAGGGGAAACGCTGACCTAACCTCCCTGATGATGAGGACGAGACAAAATGGccacacttcttcttcttttttttgtttttgtttttttttcttcccttttctcGTGTACTGATTCTCgtgtactgaaaaaaaaaaaccaagcgACTGTTTTTCAACCAGCCTCTTAAAGCCCCAGTTAGGAACTGcagacacagtgatacacacgtTTGGGTGTCAAAAAAGGAACAGTAAAAAGCTCTAGGTATTTGTACGGTTCAAAATGTTCAGGTCCGGCTGTAGCAGTTCCTCACTGCGGCTTTAACACGTGGGACCACGATTCATCTGTGACCATTTTAATTTCCCACAATTTTCTGATTCAGTATGAACAGATGTTAACGtgggtgttgtttttattatttttgttactgTCTCTGTGGTGCTTGCACTTCATCGTATCCTGAGTAGAATTGGTCAGATATCATTATTAACTGGGTAATTCAGACACTAAACATAAAAATCTGATAAAACCATTGTACAAACGAGCGAGTTCGACGTGGGGGGTCGGGTGGAGAAGGAATCTTTCaaaatggttgtttttttttttgttgttgttgttgttttttcctaaAACAAAAAATTGAAGTTGTTCACTctacaccgtgtgtgtgtgtgtgaccggtttctgtatatattttgtaagtGTTGGAACGCAAAAGCCTGCGTTTTAAGAAACACCTGTGCCCTGTGACGGTTTCTCACGCAATAGCACATCTTCATACATCGAGCGTGTGGACCGAGAGGCCGGAAGAGTCACTGAAGTGCCAATTTTGATCGTGCGGAAGTTGTCGCCGGCCTCCCGTGTTTTAATGCTCATACTTTGATGTATTgtggttataataataataataaacatgttacATAAccgttgtgtgtttgtggtcatTTTGTCATATGAACATATCTATTCATtcatgacgtgacatacggctaagtacggtgacccatactcagaattcgttctctgcatttaacccatccaaagtgcacacacacagcagtgaacacacacacacacacacagtgggcagccatttatgttgcggtgcccagggagcagttggggggcacctcagtcgtggtattgccggcccgagactcgaacccacaaccttagggttaggagtcaaactcttaaccattaggccacgacttccatGTTGATGTTACTTTTGAAGGAGACGAAGGCTAAACCAAGATGTCTATATTTCTGTCAGTTTATACCAGAGATCACAATTCTGTTAGGTAAGAAGGTGTTGATCAGGTTATCGGTTCGATCGTAGCTCGTTCACAGGGATTCGCACAGCAGACGCTCCACAGAAACGTGAACGTTTTGATCATTTAGCAAAGAGAGATTATAATCTTTAACGTGGTGACTGTGTCTGCAAGACGTCTCTCGGCGTCGACTCTTCGTTACAGACGGACGCGAAGCCGTCGTTAAGGtttctgacatcttcaggacagcaGTTTACTCTTCGAGGCTTCATGTTAACATGACGagcactgattttatttttttgcctgtcTAACTCAAGAGAAGTCAAAAGCAACTTGTTTACAGTGATAGAACTGGTACTAAGTTCACGTAACTATAAACGGACAAATGTacgataattaaaaaaaaccccacacacacattgttcacacatattgctgtggtgtaagagacCACTTCATGCTGTTAGAgtaaaataaacaccacaaacCATCACCATAGATTATTAATCTTTACtccatgtgttttattctttactccttattcagttatttattgttttatgtcaGAGGTTCACTGGATATTCTACAATTTTGTACTGTTTACTGATTAAAAACGTCCACtctaataatatgtttaattaaaataataataaaggctgGTGTTTGGGGGACTTTACATTTGTTGTAGTTtactgacttcctgtttccggttctctgtgtttttgttgctgTCACGAGATACATTAGatttttaatcttattattatcACTGAAGCAGTTTTATgctttgtgtataaataaatttgtcCTCTAACATATTTAATGCTTGTATAAAGGATCATGTTGACTTTATACGGAGGGGACATCAGCAAAGGTCTGGAAAATGTCCCAGTTTGCATCGAAAAGGACGTGATTGAGGGCAGTTTGCCCAACTTCCAGGTATATTTTCgtcttttgtttgttcatttataatatttttttaaaaacataactagcttttgtttgattttgttttgtctttactTTGGTGTCTATGCTGCAGTTTCTGTTTataaccactagatggcagcagagactcttattcactcatactgactgtttctgtttatttatttacacttgtgtgtttaattgtatttcaggaaatgtgtgtgtcttgtttaATCATGTAATGTTTATagacttattatatatattgaaatattatcaaacactgaaaacagcaggttttttttaaaattacgaATAGATTTTGTTACTATACAagttgttaactgtgtgtgtgtgtgtgtgtgtgtgcttcagtaCACTCCAGAGAACATTCAGGGTCTGGGCTGTGATATTGACCCGAGTGAAGTGACCCTGCCAGGCTGCTcatgtctctctgtgtcctgtGAGCCGCTCGGCTGCCCGTGCCTGCGCTTCGGCCTGGCGTACACCGATGGAGGTTTACTGGAGCAGCGAGAGGAGTCGGGTGCCTCTTACAGCCAGCCTGTGTTTGAATGTAATGCCCTGTGTGCATGTAGCGAGTCCTGCCAGTCTCGCGTGGTCCAGAATGGCCTGCAAACCCGCGTCTGTGTTTTCCGAACAGAGAACCGTGGCTGGGGGGTCGTGACCCTGGAAGCCATCGCACGTGGCAGTTTTGTGTGCGAGTACGCCGGGGAGGTGATCGGGTTCGAGGAGGCACGGAAGAGGCAGCTGTCTCAGACTCCTGAGGATAAGAATTACATCATCGCCGTGCAGGAACACGGTGGCTCTCTGAGGACTGGCACGACGTTTGTGGATCCGGACACTGTAGGCAACGTGGGGCGCTTTCTGAACCACTCCTGCCAGCCCAACCTGACCATGGTGCCTGTGCGTGTGCACTCCTTAGTGCCCAGACTGGGCCTCTTCTCCAGACGAGACATAGAACCAGGCGAGGAACTCACCTTCGATTACTCAGGAGGACATGCGCCGAGAACCGACGCTTCTGCTGAAGGAGATCTCCAGaggaaagtgtgtctgtgtggtgcaCACAACTGTACTGGCTTTCTACCTTTAGACTTTTCAGTCCTGCACTGAGATACAGTCGGGAAATGATTCTGTACCTTATTTATAGGTTAGAATGCAATTTTAACACCATTTAGGTcgttatgaacacacacatttataagtATCGCAGCTGACATGTTTCACCTGTATTCAATCTGGCAGCCTgtccttattcattcattcattcatcttctaccgcttatccgaactacctcgggtcacggggagcctgtgcctatctcaggcgtcatcgggcatcaagacaggatacaccctggacggagtgccaacccatcgcagggcacacacacactcactcactcacgcaatcctgtccttattattaaatgatATCTCGGAGACTCAGAGCTGTTCGTGTCCTGATGGGAACACCGATGGGAACGCTGACACCCCACAGCTCTCAATATAAACTCAATATGATCTCATGTTCCCTCCGTGTCTGAGGGTTTCCTCCAGATGGTGAATGTTTCATAGACATGCACAGAATTAAATCCAGGtattacacacttacacaccttAATGCCTTTAACTCATGGAAcactcattattattagtttacaCGTCATTACAGGAAATTTATAATTTCCaaaatcaaatgtaaatttCTGGAAAGTTCAGAGTTTCTAAAATTACTAATTTAGCTTTTGGCAAAAAAtttcagaacattttaaaataatatcgGAAACGTAACTTTTTTGTTACCATTTGAAACCATTTGTTTCCCCAAACTGGTCATTTCGATGTCAGAAAATTTTacgaatttttttaattttttttaaacaactcaACAGCTCATAATTCCATATCATCGACATCCCGTGATTCCAGATATCACTCCTAGAAAAAGGCTTCTCTACTTCGACAGGTTGGCTGCCCTCAGTACCTCTACAACAGTGTGGAGCTACGTGGTGAAGTTTCATTCCTCTGTATAGATTTCAGTCCCtcacagggtgtgtgtgtgtgtgtgtgtgtgtgtgtcatcactGAGCTGAAGCTGCTTATACACAGCACATGAAGTTATTCCTCGGTGTAACGTGTCGATCTTAAACCGCTCGACTTTTCCGCACCACTCGTTCCATCCCACTTGTGTTCTGTGCCGTAAACACCAGGCCGTGTTTCCTCCCTTACCGCGTGTGTCCGTCTTTCGAGCGAGTTTCAGAACCGCCGCCTTCCTCTTTAACAGAACTTTCAGCTGGAGTCAAATCTCAGGGGTAATAAGCAATTAAAAAGAGCCTCTGGGTGTTTGGATATAGAAACAGAGCTCTCTCCCAAGCGCCATAGAGGAAGGGGACGGAGCGACCCACTTCACAGAGTCGTCATTCTTAAatcccgtctctctctctctctctttctcccccctccACGTCTGTGCCCCACTTCTAGCCAGGACCCACCTTCATCTCTACAGCGATATTAAAATCCTCATCTGGGTTAATTAGCCCGGAGACCCGAGATAAAGAACACGGCTTCAGAAACAAGACCGGAACACGAGGCGCGTCGGCGTGCGAGCGTACGGATTCGCCGTGTCTGCGTGCGGACGGTAAACAATCCAACGTGTTAATCACAACTCCGCTACTTCACCTGGCAGGTTAACCTCTTTAACTCTCCACTCATTATTTACCTCCTTTACTCAAAAGCATGCGATATAATCTGGGATGAAATAAACGTGTACGATTTCCACGTTCAATCAACCAAAACATGTTTGTAGTCCTAAAGTTTGTTTAGTTCTGCAAGAGCTCTCAGTTTACTGTAACAGGAAGTTACAGAGGTTTGTCACCCAAATCACGGTCGAAAATGTTTTGAGTCCTAAACCACAGAACAGCGAGATCGGGATTGGGCTTGATTCAGAGATTTACTCGAAACGCTTTGACGCTTTTGAGACGGACCTCTTAACCTCTACGTGTGTGTACTACGTTTGCcgtaaaggatttttttttaacggtTTTCCAGATTATTCCTTTAATAGAGCGAAACCGAGAGACTCTTTATTCCTTTCAGGAGACGCCACACTAAGATGTGAGATCATCTTAACCCAGTATGAGTCAGGGGTGCCATCATTTACGTATATCGGTTTGACTGTTGTGGTTTGTTTTGTACACGTTCACTCGTCTTTTCTCGTGCTTCAGGTCTGTCGTGTATTTTAAAGCCTTTCATTTACGATTTCTCTCGATGATATTTTACTCTTCCTTTGCGCCTTTGCGGTCGCAGTTAATTGAGATTcattaagttttttttccttcacccCTGCAGCTgcttttgtgtgtattgtttattaACTGCTCTTGACTTCCTGTCTTCTGTCTGTTGAACCGCTTCCGTAGAAAAGGCGAGCGTGGTCTCGGCCCAGCCTTCCAGGGCCTTTCGGTCTCCCAGAGGTGTGATTTTCATGAGGAATTCAATCGAGTGTGTCTGCAGGTTCTCGTTGTCCTGAGCTGTAGCTCTGGTTTGAATTCTTCTGAAAAACCTCTATGTTTTTGTCTCACAGCTGTTCTGTAACTTCCTGACACGTTtacgacacacacacgagaaaGCTGCCTCTGGTGCAGAGTGCAGGAGGAACCTCGTGCCCTCGGATCGGACCGGAGGAGACGCCGCACCGACTCGCGTGCGATAGACTCTCTGAAATTCGACTCCTGTCTCATGACTCATCACGTCCTGTGAGTAAGCAAGTCTCCCAGGTCTCTATGGCAACAGAACGTGCGATATCGATCGGACGGAGAGTGTGGGCGGCGTTTCACAGCGATTGTTGGCCGGTGAAACAGAAAGGCTGCACTGCTGATGGAGCGACCTTCAGTTTAACTGTCACGCTGCCCTCAGAGCCGTCGGCGTCACCGTTTAATCCAAACTGATCGGCGGCTCCGTGGAGCTGCTTCTCCACGTTCTGTCCATCAGGGAGCAGGCGAGACTTCAGGGTCATGACCTCGGGTCACTATGGCAATGAGCTCATGAAACACCAGGTCAGACGTCCAGACACTGAACTCGCTCCTGGATTTATAGTGAATCTTttaaaaagacttgacttgattaTGTGATAGGAAGTTAATTGTTTTCctgtaattgttttattatCCTTCCACAAAAAGTTCCCAAACTATAAAGGTGAATAACTATAAaaacgggggcacggtgacttagtggttatcacgttcacctcacacctccagggtcggggttcgattcccgcctccaccttgtgtgtgtggagtttgcatgttctccccgtgcctcgggggtttcctccgggtactccggtttcctcccccggtccaaagacatgcatagtaggttgattggcatctctggaacattgtccgtagtgtgtgagtgaatgagtgaatgagagtgtgtgtgtgtgtgtgtgccctgtgatgggttggcactccgtccagggtgtatcctgccttgatgcccgatgacgcctgagggctccccgtgacccgaggtagttcggataagcggaatgaatgaatgaatgaactataaAAACGATGTATCGCAGAAACATCCATCATACTTATTATTGtccatttataatcacatttaaTGTTCATAAAACAACTTAGTTCATGTTCTCAAATGTTATCGCAGATATAAACACCAGCCtgatttttctgtcttttttttttttttaccttaaaaaGATGCAGAAAAttgatatagaaaaaaaaataaacaaacaaacaaaaaaaacgcagCTTATGTCACCGTCATCGCGTAAGTCGTTCATCTTTACCTCTGATTGTtaaaaagcactgacactggagactccttccatacatgttaATAAACATGACCTTACCTTACAGCACGTTCACCGATATCAACGGTTACACACGTTTTTAACGTTTAACGGAGAGCGTGTGACGTTTAAAATACGGATAAATCCTAAAGAATCGAACACCAAAGatattaaatatctttaaaGATGCTAAACTTGTTAACAACGTTAGCCTTAACGTTCGCCAGCGAACAAGGTGTCCGTCCTCGCTGATGTGTACAATTTATTTCCACTGAACCGTCCCTTTAATTAGATTAGTGCTCTAATAAATGTAACATTGCACAAATGTCATGTGGTTTACATCAAGAACACGAGAGACTATTTCTAGAATCTCCCACAAGTCATCTGCTGCTTTATAAACAGGTCAAAAAAGACTCCCGCTGtttcaaaacaaacatttcaaatgaTGTCTGTTGGGGttgctgctttatttatttatattttttttaattcgccCCTTTTTTTATTCTCGGAAACTGGGCCAGCGGTTTATTTCGGCAGAGCGACCCATAAGCCTCGTGCACTACGCCGCACGCTGTGAGCTTATTTAAAGCAGGAGATGCTGTAGGTCTATATGGGACAATGGGTCAAGAGCACCGAGGGCACAGTGGCGTTGGGACGGCCTACATCACATCTGTGCCCAAAAAACTGTTGTCCTCTGTGAACAAAAAGGGTTAATATGTGGGTCgatttttaattgtattgaaTTCTGaggtcccgcctccaccttgtgtgtgtggagtttgcatgttctccccgtgcctcgggggtttcctccgggtactccggtttcctcccccggtccaaagacatgcatggtaggttgattggcatctctggaaaattgtccgtagtgtgtgattgtgtgagtgaatgagagtgtgtgtgtgtgtgtgtgtcatgtgatgggttggcactccgtccagggtgtatcctgccttgatgcccgatgacgcctgagataggcacaggctccccgtgacccgaggtagttcggataagcggtagaagatgaatgaatgaattctgacgtgtttttaaatgacattaaagccTCAGTTTGAAACTTCTAAAAAGTTTCtaatctttttaataaagaagccttatacactgtatataatatatgaaatgATTTATATGCGACATGCAAAAGTAGGATGTCGttagctgtgttttgtttttgtttcaggtTTCTGACGagatacagtatttttttttctggccctgaaaatCGGTGCTGCTTCTTTCTGTCCTCTTTATTGTACAGAGCAGCTCGAAGGGCTTTGATGTGAACAGAAGACACGTGGACAAGTGACGGAAGTAGGAAGAATGTTTTCATAGCAATTGTAATTCACCTCAGGGGCAGCAGAGGGCTTTCAGGATGACACACCGGCCCTTTAAATTGCCAGTTTTCACCAATATGCAGCGTTCTGTAATTTTAACGCTTTAACCGGTTAAATTTCCTCTTCACACTCGCTGATTACGGAACTCGACTCCCCCCGACCCCCCGACGTTCTCCGGTGAACGTTACGGAGATCCAGCCGTCTCCTAATCAAGGCCTGACACAATCACATCATGTCTAATCAAGAGGCTCTCGGTGTGAAGAGACTGATCAGATTGGTAAGACGTGTGAGCGGAACGGCTACAGCGACAGCGGCAGAAATAGAAACGGCAGCCTGTCGTGTCGGAAGTGGGTTACGTCTCTGATGAGAAATCACATGTCGCCGTGTCCAAGCCAGATCTCATCCGCTGTCTCTTTAGTAGCTGGTGGCCACAAATGGTGCAGGTTATTTATGTACTGTGGTCTCTGTGCTGTATGTAGCCTTTATTTATGTCTTATTATGTCTTATTTTGAGTCTTATTCAGTGGGTCTCAGTATTTTActctatttctgttttatagacactgaattatttatttatttatttatttatttatttatttattagtttatttgttattttatttaatgtttttcaatttaattacaaattttaatcatttaaggccattttttttatctcggCTCTGAGAAAATGGAGGTTTCTGGAGGTGTTTTGGGGCGTTTTAGTCGTCGATTAACAGTAATCCCTAGAATGGGAAcagctgataataataattgatcATTTATAATTGATAgcttttttattcaattaataaatcatatattatatacaatatataaggCTTCTTTATTAAAAGAATTAGAAGCTTATTAGAAGTTTTTTAGAAATAACAAATTTGGTAATTTATTATCAATTAATAATTGGTAATAATTTGCATGATGGTGTAATAACCACATgctgacctctctctctctctctctctctctctctgtctgtctctgtctctctctctctctctctctctctctctctctctctgtctctgtctctctctctctctctgtctctctctctctctctctgtctctgtctctctccctctctctctctctctctctgtctccgtctctctctctctctctctctctctctctctctctctctctctctctctctctctgtgtctctctctctctctctctctctctctctctctctctctctctctctctctctctctctctctgtgtgtgtctctctctctctgtgtctcacgctctctctctctctctctctctctctctctctctctctctctctctctctctctctctgtgtctctgtctctctctgtgtctctgtctctctgtctctctctctctctctctctctctctctctctctctctctctctctccccccctccctctctctctctgtgtgtgtgtctctctctttctctctctctctctctctctctctccccctccctctctctctctgtgtgtgtgtgtgtgtgtgtgtctctctctctctctctctgtctctctccctctccctttctctctctctctctctctctctctctctctctctctctcactcactctctctctctctctctctctctctctctctctcactctctctctctctctctctctctctctctctctctctccccctccctttctctctctctctctctctctctctctctctctctctctctctctctctctctctctctctctctccccctccctctctcaggTGTATTCTGTGCTATTAAGCCATTAGCCATATGTTAGTCACTGGTTTGTCAGACCATCATCAGCTCCTAGTGCATTGTGATAACAGTTTTACTAgtttacacaccacacatataGAGAGATTTTTACTGCCACTGCTTTTGTCAGTGACGTTAACAGCATGGCTTGGATTTCTTAACTGTGACCCTGCTTTTGAGCCACAGATTTAACTGTTAGCATTAACTTAGCATTAATCTGTGTCTTAAAAGGTCTTTATTTTACAGTAGTCCTTTTACACTCCGTAAAACATCACCGTACAGAAACGAAAGCTATAAGAACCATTCGCCTTGTCGAATGTGAGCTACTTTCATATTTAGTCATGCTTTCACTAGCATGCAGCATACACACCTCTCGTGCTCTGTACGCCTGTCTCTCACTGTTTACTCTCTTATCCCTCCGTCATGGCTGCTGGTAATGGTTGTGAGATTACACAGCTGTTTGTGGGAGATTAATGAAGGCTGCCTGGCTGAGCGGAGCAGCACCTTCAGCTACACCGGAGGAGCTGGTCACTCAGCTGGACATTCAGCTGGACACTTACTGGACACTTAGCTGGACACTTAGCTGGACACTTAGCTGGACACTCAGCTGGTCACTCAGCTGGACATTCAGCTGGACACTTACTGGACACTCAGCTGGACACTCAGCTGGTCACTCAGCTGGACATTCAGCTGGACACTTACTGGACACTTAGCTGGACACTCAGTTGGACCTGCTCTCCTGCTCTAATGTTGATTATATTGTGCTAATTAGTGTGCTCCATGCAGCACAACCCGTCCACCTCTTCTAGTAGAACTGCATTGGGATTATTGGGATTCAAACAGGAAGTGTgaaatgggggggggggaggtgcacggtggcttagtggttagcacgttcaccgtACACCTTACAAccgacatgcatggtaggttcagtggcatctctggaaaattgtccatagtgtgtgattgtgtgagtgaatgagagtgtgtgtgccctgtgatgggttggcactccgtccagggtgtatcctgccttgatgcccgatgacgcctgagatagacacaggctccccgtgacccgaggtagttcggataagcggtagaagatgagtgagagtgaatgagtgaagtGTGAAAGTCGTGATTGAGCGAATATTCACCCTGTAGCTGTGAAATTAGTCCCCAGAAGCCACATAATGAGGTGAACCGAGTGCAGCTGTGCACCAGAAAGGCATCACGTCATCTCGATACGTGTGCCCCGGTCTGTGGAAGTGCTCACAGTTTGTTGTGCTGCCTTCCTGAAccagaacaaaacaaatcagtttCAGGGTAATTCCTGCTCGTTTTTGGGGAGCTGACGTCACTTCAACATGACAGCAGGAGGTCAGAGTTTGCAAGTTCTTTGCAACTTTTACAAGAACTCATTTTAAACTATATCGGTGGCCAAAAagtttttaaacagatttcttGATTTTTCTAAAATAACTCGCCTAATTTAAAGCAATGACGAAGAGTGTGACTGTGCGACAAACAGATGTTTCAAATCTGCTCAGAAAAAATCCTCcagcatgtatttatttatttatttattgttgcgTCCCTTAGGATCCAGTTTTATGTGCATCTGTAATCTAAACCAGATTTGTGCATAAGTTACATCGCTAATTTGTTCTGTTGTTACTCcgtgataatgtgtgtgtgtgtgtgtgtgtgtgtgtgtgtgaataataatgaaagCTCAGAGTTACATGATCTTGTCGTCTCACGCTTCTCTGCCTTTTCCATCGCTCCATCTCTCGTCTGAGCTCTGAACCCTCCTCAGAACTTAGGAGAATACCACAGTAACACGTTACCATAGTTACCACATCAGCGAGTGGGAGATACTGTATAGTTTCCCACACCAGGGTTTCAAGAGCTGTTTTAGTAAAAGATCAGCCCAAGTGGGCCTGGAGAGCTAAACACAAAATGCTAATATTGTTATTGGACTCCCACAAAGCTTC
Protein-coding regions in this window:
- the setmar gene encoding histone-lysine N-methyltransferase SETMAR, which produces MLTLYGGDISKGLENVPVCIEKDVIEGSLPNFQYTPENIQGLGCDIDPSEVTLPGCSCLSVSCEPLGCPCLRFGLAYTDGGLLEQREESGASYSQPVFECNALCACSESCQSRVVQNGLQTRVCVFRTENRGWGVVTLEAIARGSFVCEYAGEVIGFEEARKRQLSQTPEDKNYIIAVQEHGGSLRTGTTFVDPDTVGNVGRFLNHSCQPNLTMVPVRVHSLVPRLGLFSRRDIEPGEELTFDYSGGHAPRTDASAEGDLQRKVCLCGAHNCTGFLPLDFSVLH